The following are from one region of the Peptococcaceae bacterium genome:
- the rplA gene encoding 50S ribosomal protein L1 encodes MAPGKRYADSLKQVDRNHLYEPRQALELVKKLAKAKFDETVEIAFKLGVDPRHADQQVRGAVVLPHGTGRTRKVLVFAKGEKAKEAEAAGADFVGAEDLVAQIQEGWFGFEVAVATPDMMAMVGKLGKLLGPKGLMPNPKVGTVTFDIEKAVKEIKAGKVEYRVDKTGIVHAPIGKASFDLEKLMENFQTIVEAINKAKPPGAKGQYIKSVTISSTMGPGIKLNPLKLL; translated from the coding sequence ATGGCACCAGGTAAAAGATATGCAGACTCGCTGAAACAGGTTGACAGGAACCATTTGTATGAACCCAGGCAAGCCCTGGAGCTGGTTAAAAAACTGGCCAAAGCCAAATTCGATGAGACTGTGGAAATTGCCTTCAAGCTGGGAGTGGACCCGCGCCATGCCGACCAGCAGGTCCGCGGAGCGGTCGTTTTACCGCACGGGACGGGGAGAACCCGTAAAGTGCTGGTGTTTGCCAAGGGAGAAAAGGCTAAGGAAGCGGAGGCAGCCGGAGCGGATTTTGTCGGCGCGGAAGATCTGGTGGCCCAAATCCAGGAAGGGTGGTTCGGTTTTGAAGTTGCCGTAGCCACCCCAGACATGATGGCAATGGTGGGAAAGCTGGGTAAGCTTTTGGGACCCAAGGGATTGATGCCCAATCCCAAAGTGGGGACAGTGACTTTCGACATTGAAAAGGCCGTCAAAGAAATCAAGGCCGGAAAAGTTGAATACCGGGTAGACAAGACTGGTATTGTCCACGCTCCTATCGGAAAAGCGTCCTTTGACCTTGAAAAGCTGATGGAAAATTTCCAGACTATCGTGGAGGCAATAAACAAAGCCAAGCCGCCGGGGGCCAAAGGGCAGTACATCAAAAGCGTCACTATTTCTTCCACCATGGGACCTGGTA
- the rplK gene encoding 50S ribosomal protein L11, whose amino-acid sequence MAKKVIGFIKLQCTAGKATPAPPVGPALGQHGVNIMQFCKEFNERTAKQAGLIIPVEITVYADRSFTFVCKTPPASVLLKKAAGIETASGEPNRKKVAKVPLSKVREIAELKMPDLNAASLEAAMRMVEGTARSMGIEIVKG is encoded by the coding sequence ATGGCCAAGAAAGTTATCGGCTTTATAAAACTGCAGTGTACTGCTGGCAAAGCGACTCCGGCGCCGCCTGTCGGGCCTGCTCTAGGCCAGCATGGTGTCAATATTATGCAGTTTTGCAAGGAATTCAATGAAAGAACAGCCAAGCAGGCAGGGTTGATAATTCCTGTTGAGATAACGGTTTATGCGGACCGTTCATTTACCTTTGTTTGTAAAACTCCGCCAGCGTCGGTTCTTTTAAAGAAAGCGGCAGGCATCGAAACCGCGTCCGGCGAACCTAACCGGAAAAAAGTAGCCAAGGTGCCGCTGTCCAAGGTAAGGGAAATTGCCGAGTTGAAGATGCCCGACCTCAATGCCGCATCTTTAGAGGCGGCTATGCGCATGGTTGAAGGCACGGCCCGGAGCATGGGTATTGAAATTGTTAAGGGATAA